A window from Leguminivora glycinivorella isolate SPB_JAAS2020 chromosome 16, LegGlyc_1.1, whole genome shotgun sequence encodes these proteins:
- the LOC125234412 gene encoding venom carboxylesterase-6-like: MFYLLLLLFSSAYAQTIVNTTQGEIQGSQANDGNYQVFYGIHYAGSTSGANRFKAPPPPPAYPGVFHAHDNNVICAHPTPRGIVGVEDCLVLNIHTKNVTTPKPVMVLLLGEEYSSIDIRQYSYRRLVDADVVVVTMNYRLSIFGFLCLGVPEAPGNAGLKDIVQGLQWIRDNIAGFGGNPNNVVLYGHGSGAAMVDLITLSPLATNLVHKAIAQSGSALAPWAIAYEPIKYAQVFAEQLSYTGETPGGLASKLITTDLALLAPALQSLSFQNNSVLFAPCIENKALNDTFITEAPIDILKSGNYSHIPYIAGYTDREGTLRASEAVHEGWLEKMQANFSDFIQVDLGFNATMNKTVVANNIRNFYWENRAINMETITDFLNYHGDTAVVVSVIRGARERALTSTAAVRLLEFTYRGTRNSDWLYNTIQIDGAWHGVTLNYLFDYDLKPEDENARASLVRRFVSFANTGEPTNDQVTWLPITASAFNYLYYAGDSSTALVTFQESARVNPHTGRMNFWDNLYDTYYVRPQSVSSADKIIGLAVVLTLAQGVLAYL; this comes from the exons ATGTTTTATTTACTACTGCTTTTGTTTTCAAGTGCGTACGCGCAGACCATAGTGAATACTACACAGGGGGAAATACAAGGCTCACAGGCTAACGATGGGAACTATCAAGTGTTTTATGGAATACATTACGCTGGGTCCACGTCAGGAGCTAATCGGTTCAAG GCCCCGCCTCCACCACCAGCATACCCCGGCGTCTTCCACGCCCACGACAACAACGTCATATGCGCCCACCCCACCCCTCGTGGTATCGTAGGCGTCGAGGACTGCCTCGTCCTCAACATCCATACAAAGAACGTGACCACGCCCAAGCCAGTCATGGTCCTCCTACTCGGAGAAGAATACTCTTCTATCGATATCAGACAGTACTCCTACAGAAGACTCGTTGATGCCGATGTGGTTGTTGTGACCATGAATTACAGATTATCTATATTCGGATTCCTATGCTTGGGTGTCCCTGAAGCACCGGGCAATGCAGGATTGAAAGATATCGTACAAGGGTTACAGTGGATAAGAGATAATATTGCAGGGTTCGGCGGTAATCCGAACAATGTGGTTCTTTACGGACATGGTTCGGGAGCAGCTATGGTAGATCTGATCACACTATCACCACTAGCAACCAATTTAGTTCATAAAGCTATAGCACAGAGTGGTTCCGCTTTAGCTCCATGGGCCATTGCTTACGAGCCTATCAAATATGCCCAAGTTTTTGCAGAACAGCTCAGTTACACAGGAGAGACTCCAGGTGGTCTGGCTAGTAAACTAATAACAACTGACTTAGCCCTCCTGGCTCCAGCGTTACAGAGCCTTAGTTTCCAGAACAACTCCGTACTTTTTGCTCCATGCATTGAAAACAAAGCTCTAAACGACACTTTCATCACTGAAGCTCCCATTGACATATTGAAATCAGGCAACTACAGCCACATTCCTTATATAGCCGGATACACGGATAGAGAAGGCACGCTCAGAGCAAGTGAAGCGGTACATGAGGGTTGGTTAGAGAAAATGCAAGCGAATTTCTCAGACTTCATCCAAGTCGATTTAGGATTCAATGCAACAATGAACAAGACCGTTGTGGCTAACAACATAAGGAATTTCTACTGGGAGAACAGAGCAATTAACATGGAGACGATAACAGATTTCTTGAACTACCATGGGGATACGGCGGTGGTGGTGTCAGTGATAAGAGGGGCGAGGGAGAGGGCGTTGACTTCGACGGCTGCTGTGAGGCTGCTGGAGTTCACCTACAGAGGGACGAGGAATTCGGACTGGCTGTACAATACGATCCAGATCGACGGCGCGTGGCACGGGGTTACCCTGAACTATCTGTTTGACTACGATCTGAAGCCGGAGGATGAAAACGCCAGGGCGTCTTTAGTCAGGCGTTTTGTGTCCTTTGCTAACACCgg AGAGCCGACCAACGACCAAGTGACCTGGCTCCCAATAACCGCATCAGCCTTCAACTACCTATACTACGCTGGAGACTCCTCAACCGCTCTCGTCACCTTCCAAGAATCAGCCAGAGTTAACCCTCACACCGGCCGGATGAATTTCTGGGACAATTTGTATGACACGTACTATGTGCGCCCACAGTCGGTGTCATCGGCGGACAAGATTATTGGTCTAGCCGTTGTGTTAACGTTGGCACAGGGCGTGCTTGCTTACTTATAA